Proteins found in one Lusitaniella coriacea LEGE 07157 genomic segment:
- a CDS encoding peptidoglycan-binding domain-containing protein, producing MDSTVVAGSTNTIFTQPAPALPLLEKGQAGDAIRVLQWILNSKKFLFQPEEYLDIDGVFGTRTENVIRYFQSVTNLPIDGIVGPDTWALLSLPEGLD from the coding sequence ATGGATTCAACCGTTGTTGCTGGTTCTACAAATACCATTTTCACCCAACCCGCACCCGCACTTCCCCTTCTTGAAAAAGGTCAAGCTGGAGATGCAATTCGAGTGCTGCAATGGATTCTCAACTCGAAAAAATTTCTCTTTCAGCCGGAAGAATACTTAGACATTGACGGTGTTTTTGGGACGCGCACGGAGAACGTCATTCGTTATTTCCAAAGCGTAACCAACCTCCCCATCGATGGCATTGTGGGTCCCGATACCTGGGCGCTGTTGAGTCTTCCTGAAGGTTTAGACTAA
- the cax gene encoding calcium/proton exchanger: MNKVFFLMLLFIPVSIAAHFLEWGASVVFITASLAIIPLAAFMGTATEEIAVVVGPNLGGLLNATFGNATELILAFVALQEGLISVVKATITGSIISNLLLVMGFSMFLGGLRYKEQEFQTTVALTNSSLMNLAVIALLVPTAVEYTSTGIGESTLQRLSVAVAFILIAVYGLTLLFSMKTHAYLYDVGVADLETGEDGEENEGHEQPNMKLWIGVLLAVTVGVAIESELLVDAFEAATASLGLTALFTGVILLPIIGNAAEHATAVTVAIKNKMDLSVSVAVGSSMQIALFVGPVLVIAGWLIGQPMDLNFNPFELVAVTVAVLIVNSICADGKSNWLEGGLLLATYLVLGFAFYFHPVV; encoded by the coding sequence ATGAACAAAGTTTTTTTCCTGATGTTACTGTTTATCCCAGTCTCCATCGCCGCTCACTTCTTGGAATGGGGAGCCTCTGTGGTCTTCATCACGGCTTCCTTAGCGATTATCCCCTTGGCGGCATTCATGGGGACGGCAACGGAAGAAATTGCCGTTGTGGTGGGTCCTAACCTCGGCGGACTGTTGAATGCAACCTTTGGGAATGCTACTGAATTGATCCTTGCCTTTGTCGCGCTGCAAGAAGGTCTAATTAGCGTTGTTAAAGCAACTATCACGGGTTCGATTATTAGCAATCTTCTTCTGGTGATGGGATTTTCCATGTTCCTTGGCGGGTTGCGTTACAAAGAACAAGAATTTCAAACCACCGTTGCCCTCACCAATAGTTCTTTAATGAACTTAGCCGTGATTGCTCTCCTCGTCCCCACCGCAGTGGAGTATACCTCAACCGGAATTGGCGAAAGCACTTTGCAACGTCTTTCTGTTGCTGTCGCCTTCATTTTGATCGCCGTCTACGGCTTAACTCTTTTATTTTCCATGAAAACCCACGCTTACCTCTATGACGTTGGCGTTGCCGACTTGGAAACTGGGGAAGACGGGGAAGAGAATGAAGGTCACGAACAACCCAATATGAAACTTTGGATTGGCGTACTTCTTGCCGTCACGGTGGGGGTTGCCATTGAATCGGAACTTTTAGTGGATGCCTTTGAAGCGGCGACAGCGAGTTTGGGATTAACGGCATTATTTACCGGGGTGATCCTTTTGCCCATTATTGGTAACGCTGCCGAACACGCAACTGCTGTAACCGTAGCGATTAAAAATAAAATGGATCTCTCTGTATCCGTTGCAGTCGGTTCGAGTATGCAAATTGCCCTGTTCGTGGGTCCTGTTTTGGTGATTGCAGGCTGGCTTATCGGTCAACCGATGGATTTGAACTTCAACCCTTTTGAACTGGTTGCTGTGACTGTCGCGGTTTTGATTGTCAACTCTATTTGTGCCGATGGCAAGTCCAATTGGCTTGAGGGGGGATTGTTACTTGCGACTTATCTCGTGTTAGGGTTTGCCTTCTACTTCCATCCCGTGGTCTAG
- a CDS encoding DUF3536 domain-containing protein encodes MTSATNLTPIRDVLARPEARETATGVFITIHGHFYQPPRENPYLDTIERQPSAHPFHDWNARIDRECYQPNAFARIYNDRGEIEGIVNNFEYMSFNIGPTLMSWLQRYDPEVYQRILDGDRKSAERLGGHGNAIAQVYNHIILPLANKRDKYTQIRWGKADFRSHFGRDPEGMWLAETAVDYPTLEALVDEGIRFIILAPSQAQRCRVLPKEDDPDPQWHEVGGSQIDPTRPYRCFLPDGRAIDIFFYDGPISRDMGFDELLMSSHNFVGRLGQAVRGDGRPSQLIGVATDGETFGHHKKGTEKCLAYAFTQEIPQWGWTVTNFAHYLDLNPPTWEVVLKPVTAWSCAHGVGRWEDDCGCAGGGEWHQKWRKPLRDTLNWLRDRLIDIYEQSGSRFFSDPWLARDEYIQVVRDRAPENIIQFFYRHQCRQLSQAEQVDALRLLEMQRHSLLMFTSCGWFFEELSRPEGVQILRYAARAIELAGDVAGIQLASEFRRRLKAAPSNVETFVNGSRIYDQLVVSSQVSFEQVAAHYAISSLFVHYSERENVYCYEATQLDYQKQQMGALTLAVGHLSLMSQITRETVDYIFAVLHLGGWDFHCCIQPFSGRLAYGQLKDELFETLAHASVAKMMVVMTQRFGTHCFTLEDLFAEERHRIIQQLSENTKNRLDQLYAQVYRDNYGILMAFHREELPVPPELQVAADITLSSRCLTLVRLLANHTGDPQPMDNALNELEGIAAEADTMHCQLNIAEAKTVLEGFIFQALQSVLYGENVEDIEGTIERLERAIAIGDKLHLDLCLNRVQELYFSFLHNDLVPQCIDAETENCRWDRQQIPMLLQLGQTLKVDVSPWLN; translated from the coding sequence ATGACTTCTGCTACAAATTTGACTCCGATTCGTGACGTTTTAGCGCGTCCCGAGGCGCGAGAAACCGCAACTGGGGTGTTTATCACGATTCACGGTCATTTTTATCAGCCTCCAAGAGAAAACCCCTATTTAGACACGATTGAGCGACAACCGAGCGCCCATCCTTTCCATGATTGGAACGCACGCATCGATCGCGAATGCTATCAACCTAATGCTTTTGCTCGAATCTATAACGATCGCGGAGAAATTGAGGGGATCGTTAATAATTTTGAATACATGAGCTTCAACATTGGACCCACGTTGATGTCCTGGTTGCAGCGTTACGATCCCGAAGTGTATCAACGCATTTTGGATGGGGATCGCAAGAGTGCAGAGCGTTTGGGGGGTCATGGCAACGCGATCGCGCAAGTTTACAATCACATCATTTTGCCCCTCGCCAACAAACGGGATAAATACACCCAAATTCGCTGGGGAAAGGCGGATTTTCGCTCTCACTTCGGACGCGATCCCGAAGGAATGTGGCTGGCAGAAACGGCGGTGGATTACCCCACCCTCGAAGCCTTGGTGGATGAGGGGATTCGCTTTATTATTCTCGCCCCATCCCAAGCCCAACGCTGCCGCGTTTTGCCAAAAGAGGACGATCCCGATCCCCAATGGCACGAAGTTGGGGGATCGCAAATCGATCCCACCCGTCCCTATCGTTGCTTTTTGCCCGATGGTCGCGCGATCGATATTTTCTTCTACGACGGGCCTATTTCCAGGGATATGGGGTTTGATGAATTGTTGATGAGTTCTCATAACTTCGTCGGTCGGTTGGGACAGGCAGTGCGCGGCGACGGTCGTCCCTCTCAACTGATTGGCGTGGCAACAGATGGGGAAACCTTCGGACATCACAAAAAAGGGACTGAAAAGTGTCTGGCATACGCCTTCACCCAAGAAATTCCCCAATGGGGTTGGACGGTGACGAATTTCGCTCACTATCTCGATTTGAACCCACCCACCTGGGAGGTCGTGCTTAAGCCCGTGACGGCGTGGAGTTGCGCTCATGGGGTCGGGCGCTGGGAAGACGATTGCGGCTGTGCTGGCGGCGGAGAATGGCATCAGAAGTGGCGCAAGCCCTTGCGAGACACCCTCAATTGGTTGCGCGATCGATTGATTGACATTTACGAACAGTCGGGAAGCCGCTTTTTTAGCGATCCCTGGCTGGCGAGGGATGAATATATTCAGGTAGTGCGCGATCGCGCGCCGGAAAATATCATTCAATTTTTCTATCGCCATCAATGTCGCCAACTCAGCCAAGCAGAACAAGTTGATGCCCTGAGATTGCTGGAGATGCAGCGTCACTCCCTACTCATGTTCACCAGTTGCGGTTGGTTTTTTGAAGAACTCTCCCGTCCCGAAGGAGTGCAAATTCTCCGCTACGCCGCCCGTGCAATCGAACTCGCAGGGGATGTTGCGGGAATCCAACTGGCATCGGAATTCCGCCGTCGCCTCAAAGCTGCGCCCAGTAACGTAGAAACCTTCGTCAATGGCAGTCGAATTTACGACCAACTGGTGGTTTCCTCCCAAGTGAGTTTCGAGCAAGTTGCCGCACACTACGCCATTAGTTCTTTGTTTGTCCACTATTCCGAACGGGAAAATGTGTACTGCTACGAAGCAACGCAACTCGACTACCAAAAACAGCAAATGGGGGCGCTCACCCTGGCGGTGGGACACCTCAGTTTGATGTCCCAAATTACGCGGGAAACTGTCGATTATATCTTCGCCGTCCTGCATTTAGGCGGGTGGGACTTCCACTGCTGCATTCAACCCTTTTCCGGGCGATTGGCATACGGGCAACTGAAGGATGAATTATTCGAGACGCTTGCCCACGCTAGCGTTGCCAAAATGATGGTGGTGATGACCCAACGATTTGGGACCCACTGTTTCACGCTGGAGGACTTGTTTGCCGAAGAACGACATCGGATTATTCAGCAATTGAGCGAGAATACCAAAAATCGCCTCGATCAGCTTTATGCTCAGGTGTATCGGGATAATTACGGCATTTTGATGGCGTTTCACCGAGAGGAATTGCCCGTCCCCCCAGAATTGCAAGTGGCAGCCGATATTACCCTCTCTTCCCGTTGCTTAACCCTGGTGCGGTTGTTGGCAAACCATACCGGCGATCCCCAACCAATGGATAATGCTTTAAACGAGTTGGAGGGAATTGCGGCAGAGGCGGATACAATGCACTGTCAGTTGAACATTGCCGAAGCGAAAACCGTTTTGGAAGGTTTCATTTTTCAGGCATTACAGTCTGTTTTGTATGGGGAGAATGTTGAGGATATTGAAGGAACGATCGAACGTTTGGAGCGCGCGATCGCGATCGGCGATAAACTTCATCTGGATCTCTGCCTCAATCGCGTCCAGGAATTGTACTTCTCTTTCCTCCACAACGACCTCGTTCCCCAGTGTATCGACGCAGAAACGGAAAATTGTCGCTGGGATCGCCAACAGATCCCAATGCTGCTGCAATTGGGACAAACCTTAAAGGTAGATGTCAGTCCTTGGTTGAATTAG
- a CDS encoding Uma2 family endonuclease, with protein sequence MVSQLPTPTSPNLVYPEDDGLPMSDNTKQFRWIMELYYNLEWLFADNPNIFVAGNLLWYPVEGQVKLCQAPDVMVAFGVAKGDRGSYQQWNENNVAPQVVFEILSPSNTQTEMNRKLLFYARYGVEEYYIYDPHKNDFSGLLRSPTSESEGLSLQVIEKIQGWISPRLGIRFELSEEALQLYRPDGKPFATYLEIQRNLEQERERASQAEQRAESAEQRAEKAEIALQEERRKAERLSERLREMGINPKELE encoded by the coding sequence ATGGTTTCTCAACTCCCCACTCCAACCTCCCCCAATCTCGTCTATCCCGAAGATGACGGTTTGCCAATGTCAGATAATACCAAGCAGTTTCGCTGGATTATGGAACTCTACTACAACCTCGAATGGTTGTTTGCGGATAATCCCAATATCTTCGTTGCTGGAAACCTGCTTTGGTATCCGGTTGAGGGACAGGTTAAACTGTGCCAAGCCCCTGATGTGATGGTTGCGTTTGGCGTTGCCAAGGGAGATAGAGGATCTTACCAACAGTGGAACGAAAATAATGTCGCTCCCCAAGTGGTTTTTGAGATTCTTTCTCCGAGCAATACCCAGACAGAAATGAACCGAAAACTCCTGTTTTACGCTCGTTATGGCGTAGAAGAGTACTACATTTACGATCCTCATAAAAACGACTTCAGTGGCTTGCTGCGCTCTCCTACATCGGAATCAGAAGGACTATCGCTTCAGGTCATTGAAAAGATTCAAGGATGGATAAGTCCTCGTTTGGGCATTCGCTTCGAGTTGTCGGAAGAGGCGTTACAGCTATATCGTCCAGATGGGAAACCATTTGCAACTTATCTAGAAATTCAACGAAATCTCGAACAGGAGCGAGAACGGGCTTCTCAAGCGGAGCAACGGGCAGAAAGTGCCGAACAACGTGCTGAAAAGGCGGAAATTGCTTTACAAGAGGAGCGGCGCAAAGCCGAGCGCTTATCGGAAAGATTGCGTGAGATGGGCATTAATCCCAAGGAGTTGGAGTGA
- a CDS encoding glycosyltransferase family 4 protein, giving the protein MHIAWLGKKSPFCGNVTYGREITNALLDRGKQVSFLHFAQEEVGAESSTHCPEVVLPFIYKSQVYTIPSPRSSKILVQALRELKPDLIHASLTLSTLDFRLPEICEELNLPLVATFHPAFDSKIRNLKSSTQFLTYQLYAPFLAHYDRAIVFSQIQRDFLVRLGVSPETVAVIPNGVDVQKYSPGYSSFKQEINATTLFVYQGRIATEKNIEAMLKAWKLANMSADSKLVIVGDGPLKTSLMPYYGSEDGIVWWGFEPNEQRRIEILRAADAFVLPSLVEGLSLSLLEAMSCGVACVATDAGADGEVIEAGAGIVLDTQGVTTQLKTLFPLLQDHPEFRILLGQKGRQRVLERYTLSRNITYLERLYNEVLQPRSVQLSV; this is encoded by the coding sequence ATGCATATCGCTTGGTTAGGAAAAAAATCGCCGTTCTGTGGCAATGTTACCTATGGTCGGGAAATTACAAACGCTTTACTAGACCGAGGAAAACAAGTAAGTTTTCTTCATTTTGCCCAAGAAGAGGTCGGTGCTGAGAGTTCGACTCACTGCCCTGAAGTCGTTCTTCCTTTTATATATAAGTCGCAAGTTTATACCATCCCTTCGCCGCGATCGAGCAAGATTCTCGTGCAAGCTTTGCGAGAACTCAAACCCGATCTCATTCATGCCTCTTTGACCCTTTCAACCCTGGATTTCCGGCTTCCTGAAATCTGCGAGGAACTCAATTTACCTCTGGTTGCAACTTTTCACCCGGCATTTGACAGTAAAATCCGCAATCTCAAATCCAGCACCCAATTTTTAACCTATCAACTTTACGCACCCTTTTTAGCCCATTACGATCGCGCGATCGTATTTTCTCAAATTCAGCGCGACTTTTTAGTGCGTTTGGGCGTTTCACCCGAAACCGTCGCCGTCATTCCCAACGGCGTAGACGTGCAAAAATATTCGCCGGGATATTCCTCCTTTAAACAGGAGATTAACGCAACAACCCTATTTGTGTACCAAGGACGCATTGCGACAGAGAAGAATATAGAAGCGATGCTCAAGGCGTGGAAGCTTGCCAACATGAGCGCTGATAGCAAACTGGTTATCGTGGGAGATGGTCCTTTGAAAACCTCGCTGATGCCCTATTACGGAAGTGAGGATGGCATTGTGTGGTGGGGGTTTGAACCCAACGAACAGCGCCGAATCGAGATTCTTCGAGCCGCCGATGCCTTCGTTCTCCCCTCCCTTGTGGAGGGGTTATCTCTTTCTTTGCTCGAAGCAATGTCCTGTGGGGTGGCTTGCGTGGCGACGGATGCCGGTGCAGATGGGGAAGTGATTGAAGCGGGTGCGGGGATCGTTCTCGATACTCAAGGGGTAACCACTCAACTGAAAACCCTTTTTCCCCTCTTGCAAGATCATCCCGAATTTCGCATTCTTTTAGGACAGAAGGGGCGACAGCGCGTGTTGGAACGCTATACCCTCAGCCGCAATATTACTTACTTAGAGCGGTTATACAACGAGGTTTTGCAACCCAGAAGCGTTCAACTGAGCGTTTGA
- a CDS encoding MFS transporter, with the protein MRLSDPEQTTQNQPNPTDASAPEENNASSPATHQGFAPVLKNRHFLVLWSGQIFSQLADKVYLVLMIALIASRFQSANQSISGWVSGIMIAFTIPAILFGSLAGVYVDRWSKKGVLVSSNLLRGMLVLTLPFLLWLSQNQTPLLGLPVGFWVLVGVTFVVSTLTQFFAPAEQSAIPLIVERENLLPANSLYTTTMMALLIVGFAVGEPLLALADCLVARLGVGWDFGKELVVGGSYAIAGLILLFLKTGEKAELLDQERPHVFQDIWDGIRYLSDHHRIRNAMVQLVILFSVFAALAVLAVRLAETLPGMKAEQFGFLLAAGGIGMGCSAFILGHWGQRFSHARLSLWGSIGVASSLIGLAFFTHHLWLTLLMTALLGGFAALVGVPMQTTIQAETPEEMRGKVFGLQNNAVNIALSLPLALAGVAETFFGLRWVFLGLAAMVLLGSALSGYIFRTAPSSTES; encoded by the coding sequence ATGCGACTTTCCGATCCCGAACAAACGACTCAAAATCAGCCCAACCCCACGGACGCTTCTGCCCCTGAAGAGAATAATGCTTCGTCTCCTGCGACCCATCAAGGTTTTGCCCCCGTCTTAAAAAATCGTCACTTTTTGGTTCTGTGGAGCGGTCAGATTTTTTCTCAATTAGCAGATAAGGTTTATTTGGTGTTGATGATTGCTTTGATTGCTAGTCGCTTCCAATCGGCAAACCAAAGTATTAGCGGTTGGGTTTCTGGGATTATGATTGCCTTTACGATTCCTGCCATCTTATTTGGCTCCCTAGCGGGGGTTTATGTGGATCGTTGGTCGAAAAAAGGGGTGTTGGTCAGTTCTAATTTATTGCGAGGGATGCTCGTCCTGACGTTGCCGTTTTTACTGTGGCTCTCCCAAAACCAAACGCCATTGTTGGGGTTACCCGTCGGTTTTTGGGTTCTGGTCGGCGTAACTTTTGTGGTGTCCACCCTCACTCAATTTTTTGCTCCCGCCGAGCAATCTGCGATTCCTTTAATTGTCGAACGCGAGAACCTTTTACCCGCGAACTCCCTCTACACGACAACGATGATGGCACTGCTGATTGTTGGGTTTGCGGTAGGAGAACCCCTTTTGGCGCTCGCAGACTGTCTTGTTGCCCGCTTGGGGGTGGGTTGGGATTTTGGCAAGGAATTGGTTGTAGGCGGATCTTACGCGATCGCGGGACTGATTCTTCTCTTCCTCAAAACCGGTGAAAAAGCAGAACTCTTAGACCAAGAAAGACCCCACGTTTTCCAGGATATTTGGGACGGCATTCGCTATTTGAGCGACCACCATCGAATTCGCAACGCAATGGTTCAACTGGTGATTCTGTTCTCCGTATTTGCCGCCCTCGCCGTTCTCGCCGTGCGCCTCGCCGAAACCCTCCCCGGCATGAAAGCCGAGCAATTTGGTTTCCTCCTCGCAGCAGGGGGCATTGGCATGGGATGCAGCGCCTTTATTCTGGGGCATTGGGGACAGCGATTTTCCCACGCTCGATTGAGTTTGTGGGGATCTATCGGCGTTGCAAGTTCGCTGATTGGCTTGGCTTTCTTCACCCACCATCTTTGGCTGACGCTCCTGATGACAGCTCTCCTTGGCGGTTTTGCCGCACTGGTGGGGGTTCCCATGCAAACCACAATTCAAGCAGAAACTCCCGAAGAAATGCGCGGTAAGGTGTTTGGACTGCAAAATAACGCGGTGAATATTGCCCTCAGTCTTCCTCTCGCTTTGGCAGGGGTTGCAGAGACATTCTTTGGCTTGCGCTGGGTTTTTCTCGGTTTAGCAGCGATGGTTCTTTTGGGCAGCGCGTTGAGTGGGTATATTTTCCGGACTGCTCCCAGTTCTACAGAATCTTAG
- the recO gene encoding DNA repair protein RecO produces the protein MSRTYKATGINLKSMPLGEADRLVTILTPEWGLIRAVAPGSRKPKSQLRGRIELFVVNDLLIAKGKSLDKIIQAETQQSYPGLSRNLGKLTASQYLAEVVLGLALSEQPQIELYDLFNEHLRRLEQLSCAANLQASAVPILSHIAHGVFHLLAIAGIAPQVHRCCLSGKSLAPNLSDPHWRVQFTVEVGGIIGENNPDNLRPSPTRVLTQPQLKRSLSGIELALLQQLTAAELHPESQELPGTLQSQTSLDAPWSTVEKLLRSYAQYHLGKSIRSAILMDSLLMTDL, from the coding sequence ATGAGTCGAACCTATAAAGCAACGGGAATCAACCTTAAGAGTATGCCCCTGGGCGAAGCCGATCGTCTGGTCACGATTTTAACGCCGGAATGGGGACTCATTCGAGCTGTTGCCCCCGGTTCGAGAAAACCAAAATCTCAACTGCGAGGTCGCATTGAATTGTTTGTGGTCAACGATTTACTGATTGCCAAAGGGAAGTCCCTCGATAAAATTATTCAAGCAGAAACCCAACAATCGTATCCCGGTTTGAGTCGAAATTTGGGGAAGCTAACAGCAAGTCAGTATCTCGCAGAAGTCGTCTTGGGTTTAGCCTTGAGCGAGCAACCTCAAATCGAGCTGTACGACTTGTTTAACGAACACCTGCGACGGCTCGAACAGTTATCCTGCGCTGCTAACTTGCAAGCCTCTGCCGTGCCGATTTTATCCCATATCGCCCACGGGGTTTTTCACCTCCTCGCGATCGCGGGAATTGCTCCCCAAGTCCATCGCTGCTGTTTGAGTGGAAAATCCCTCGCCCCAAACCTGAGCGATCCCCATTGGCGCGTACAATTTACAGTAGAGGTTGGTGGAATTATTGGGGAAAATAACCCCGACAATTTGCGCCCCTCCCCAACGAGGGTTCTGACTCAACCCCAACTCAAACGCTCTTTGAGTGGTATAGAGTTAGCCCTCTTGCAACAACTCACCGCAGCAGAATTACACCCTGAGAGTCAGGAACTTCCTGGCACGTTGCAATCCCAAACCTCTCTCGATGCTCCCTGGTCAACGGTCGAGAAACTTCTCCGCAGCTACGCTCAATACCATTTGGGTAAATCTATTCGTTCCGCTATCTTGATGGATTCATTGTTGATGACCGATCTGTAA
- the deoC gene encoding deoxyribose-phosphate aldolase, which produces MAIDHPEIDLAAYIDLAALQPNATPEQIQQCCTQAMRYDFPAVCVYPSAVKQAAELLHGRRTAVCTVIGFPSGATTPTVKLYEATEAVERGATELDVVINLGWLQAGYTEKIYREMAAICEETGQTVKAILETALLTDTQKRLAAEICMDAGVAFLKTSTGWFGGVTVADVGLLQSITKGRVGIKASGGIRTAEQAVELIVAGATRLGTSRGRELLEQRERKERDKLRE; this is translated from the coding sequence ATGGCAATTGACCATCCTGAAATCGATCTGGCTGCCTATATCGATCTTGCAGCGCTTCAACCCAATGCAACCCCAGAGCAAATTCAACAGTGTTGCACTCAAGCAATGCGCTATGACTTCCCGGCGGTGTGCGTGTATCCCAGCGCAGTCAAACAAGCAGCCGAACTGCTCCACGGAAGAAGAACGGCAGTTTGTACGGTGATTGGGTTTCCCTCTGGAGCAACCACCCCTACCGTTAAACTCTACGAAGCCACAGAAGCAGTCGAACGGGGAGCAACGGAGTTAGATGTCGTCATCAACTTGGGTTGGTTGCAAGCCGGATACACCGAAAAAATTTATCGGGAAATGGCAGCAATTTGCGAAGAAACCGGACAAACCGTTAAAGCCATTTTGGAAACCGCCCTCTTAACCGATACCCAAAAACGACTCGCCGCAGAAATTTGTATGGATGCAGGAGTTGCCTTTCTAAAAACCAGTACGGGGTGGTTCGGGGGAGTGACAGTCGCCGATGTGGGCTTGCTCCAAAGCATTACAAAGGGACGAGTTGGAATTAAGGCATCGGGAGGCATCCGCACCGCAGAACAGGCAGTGGAGTTGATTGTAGCGGGGGCAACGCGCTTGGGAACATCGCGAGGTCGCGAATTGCTAGAGCAACGGGAACGCAAAGAACGCGATAAGCTGAGAGAATAG
- a CDS encoding metallophosphoesterase family protein, whose translation MTRRIFIGDIHGHYNALMQLLDAIAPDLEDSVYFVGDLIDRGPQSAQVVEFVMKNNYPCILGNHEQMLLDILEDPEVPHHFRQAWLYSGGQSTIESYGDDGIPSEHLQWFQNLPYYRDLGDVWLVHAGVHPDMPLEEQSTDQFCWIRDEFHTAKEPFFTNKLIITGHTITFTLPGVQPGKLAHGPGWLDIDTGAYHRQSGWLTGLDLTNRKVYQVHTSQKSLRTLSLETAITKVDPSKLMHRRIISR comes from the coding sequence ATGACACGTCGAATTTTCATTGGAGATATACACGGTCACTATAACGCGCTAATGCAATTGCTCGACGCGATCGCGCCCGATCTTGAGGATTCTGTGTACTTTGTCGGCGATTTAATCGATCGCGGTCCTCAAAGCGCCCAAGTCGTCGAGTTTGTTATGAAAAATAACTATCCTTGCATCCTCGGCAACCACGAGCAAATGCTACTCGACATCCTTGAAGACCCAGAGGTCCCGCACCACTTTCGTCAAGCTTGGCTGTACAGTGGCGGTCAATCTACCATAGAAAGCTACGGAGATGATGGAATTCCCTCAGAACACCTTCAATGGTTCCAAAATTTGCCTTATTATCGGGATCTTGGCGATGTTTGGCTCGTTCATGCCGGAGTTCATCCCGATATGCCCCTTGAAGAACAATCCACCGATCAATTTTGTTGGATTCGAGATGAATTCCACACAGCAAAGGAGCCGTTCTTTACCAATAAACTGATTATTACCGGACATACGATTACCTTCACTCTCCCCGGCGTTCAACCGGGAAAACTGGCACATGGGCCGGGTTGGCTCGATATCGATACGGGAGCCTATCATCGCCAAAGCGGTTGGCTCACGGGATTGGATCTCACGAATCGTAAGGTTTACCAAGTCCATACCAGCCAAAAATCCCTCCGCACGCTATCCCTAGAAACGGCAATCACCAAGGTCGATCCTTCCAAGTTGATGCATCGGCGGATTATCTCTCGCTAA